Proteins encoded in a region of the Gammaproteobacteria bacterium genome:
- a CDS encoding formyl transferase, with product MNITLLANRDIASCLAVNYLLQGLQGHQLSLFLSARVGSKPLAAPLQHLKFVEQDLFNKLLFPLLPESKHAAGAELLGFDQLQGRFAGGVQELDVINTGAGLEKFAATEPDLVLSVRFGLILREPALAVPGHGVLNLHSGHLPDYKGVMATFWALLNGESEIGTTLHYIDDSSIDAGRIIASTTLPVDRGKSYLGHVLALYRDGCRQMVQAVQTVEARSQLPACTQAAPGNYYSFPTEADLEAFTARGWRLYDPDDVLDLARRFLAG from the coding sequence ATGAACATCACCTTACTTGCCAACAGAGACATTGCCAGTTGCCTGGCAGTCAATTACCTGCTGCAGGGTCTGCAGGGTCATCAGCTTTCACTGTTCCTGTCGGCGCGGGTGGGCAGTAAACCTCTCGCTGCGCCACTTCAGCATCTGAAGTTTGTTGAACAGGACCTGTTCAACAAACTGCTGTTCCCCCTGTTGCCAGAAAGTAAGCATGCTGCAGGAGCGGAGCTGCTGGGGTTCGATCAACTGCAGGGTCGTTTCGCTGGCGGTGTACAGGAACTGGATGTCATTAACACCGGGGCGGGGCTGGAAAAATTTGCCGCTACTGAGCCGGACCTGGTGCTGTCGGTTCGTTTCGGTCTGATCCTGCGCGAGCCCGCCCTGGCGGTGCCAGGACACGGCGTACTGAATCTGCATTCCGGACACCTGCCAGACTATAAAGGCGTCATGGCAACCTTCTGGGCATTGCTGAATGGTGAATCAGAAATCGGTACCACGTTGCACTATATAGACGACAGCAGCATTGACGCAGGGCGGATCATAGCGTCCACCACTTTGCCCGTTGACCGGGGTAAGTCCTATCTTGGCCATGTTCTGGCGTTGTATCGCGACGGATGTCGGCAAATGGTGCAGGCGGTACAGACCGTCGAGGCACGGAGTCAATTGCCGGCCTGCACCCAGGCGGCGCCCGGCAACTATTACAGTTTCCCCACCGAGGCTGACCTGGAGGCATTCACCGCCCGGGGGTGGCGGCTTTACGACCCGGACGATGTCCTGGATTTAGCCCGACGCTTTCTGGCGGGATAA
- a CDS encoding dynamin family protein, with product MKTEVQSFCEQFSRQLGPFGYRLDRAVSALSGQLGQIDLDCLNEIRANLRDIQHRYGNLQEKVDNQQAYLLIFGPLKSGKSTLMNAISGTYVSEVSSLPSYPTLVYVKNAAQPRFQATDYTGETRDFTGSRQLCSAIKLEHERLASTIRLAESAGQEFEPSRHLPEAIRRVNVELPAQPLADSGTVLIDTPGLYTHMKFGYDQMTRELRNTAACGIFVVRSDNLFFEKVFDEFEELLNSYGRIFLITNIDSSKQDLQPDGSLTASLESSNPEQVLEAFRSLSMNATLRQAIEDGRLSLYPIDLQKAAARRLSAAGQDSNETTAQDLDPELDPIEVYDEFQAGTEADGFDPFLQDLTDYLNSNEYIRDFMADSLRMAGELGMGTVELATSKAANELLESCVGLRATIDKKQKQAEAIEKVEDLDWSASFGHLDAEKDQLLDTLSQDYSRLVGALENGLSEWLDTDDSWQDLVNWHLKNTLEQEVRRDASNIVDHFRPLLAGYSGGARLNMFQMGRLHQAGLRIEESVPQLLRSLGDKVQAGMPRLDLDVEEVPLKRSLVDLVLFRKRPKVLEKFFGRDGDQSIPARKKRKRLGGGGEEYLKEQLQRVINEQLPALQRDYIEQILESYRAAFTEAMQRRAAELRVSVKQEISDCREQLKARMQAVGILEGTKASAQKLTASLGQIQSEFDIRIASNAAALDGGEEARQESDEAVINTLEPRVDEPAASKSGAYDSDTEDFPILSGNLATY from the coding sequence ATGAAGACTGAAGTACAGAGTTTTTGCGAGCAATTTTCCCGGCAGCTTGGGCCGTTCGGGTATCGGCTGGACAGGGCTGTCAGCGCTCTTTCAGGGCAGCTGGGCCAGATTGATCTGGACTGCCTGAACGAAATCAGAGCCAATCTGCGGGACATTCAGCACCGCTATGGAAACCTCCAGGAAAAAGTCGATAACCAGCAGGCATACCTGTTGATTTTCGGGCCACTCAAGAGTGGTAAATCCACACTGATGAATGCCATCAGCGGCACTTACGTCAGCGAAGTCTCCAGCCTGCCTTCCTATCCCACCCTGGTCTATGTGAAGAACGCAGCGCAGCCCCGCTTTCAGGCCACCGATTACACAGGTGAAACCCGTGATTTTACCGGCAGCCGGCAGCTCTGCAGCGCGATCAAGCTGGAGCACGAGCGGCTGGCCAGCACAATCCGGCTGGCTGAGTCCGCGGGTCAGGAATTCGAGCCCTCCCGGCACCTGCCGGAAGCAATCCGAAGAGTGAACGTGGAACTGCCTGCTCAGCCCCTGGCTGATTCCGGCACTGTACTTATCGACACCCCGGGGCTTTACACGCACATGAAGTTTGGCTACGACCAGATGACCCGGGAGCTGCGTAACACCGCGGCTTGCGGGATTTTCGTGGTCAGAAGCGACAACCTTTTCTTCGAAAAGGTTTTTGATGAGTTCGAAGAGCTGTTGAACAGCTATGGGCGCATTTTTCTCATCACCAATATCGACAGCTCGAAACAGGATCTGCAGCCGGATGGCAGTCTGACAGCCAGTCTTGAAAGCTCCAATCCCGAGCAGGTGCTGGAAGCGTTCCGGTCTCTGAGTATGAATGCTACCCTCAGGCAGGCTATCGAGGATGGACGTCTTAGCCTGTACCCCATTGATCTGCAGAAAGCGGCAGCCAGGCGCCTGTCGGCAGCAGGACAGGATAGTAACGAGACAACTGCGCAGGATCTTGATCCCGAACTTGATCCTATAGAAGTTTACGACGAGTTCCAGGCGGGCACCGAGGCTGATGGCTTCGACCCTTTCCTGCAGGATCTTACCGACTACCTCAACAGTAACGAATATATCCGCGACTTCATGGCGGACAGCCTCAGGATGGCCGGCGAGCTGGGAATGGGCACAGTCGAGCTGGCCACCAGCAAGGCTGCCAACGAACTGCTGGAATCCTGTGTCGGGTTGCGGGCGACTATTGATAAGAAGCAGAAGCAGGCCGAGGCGATCGAAAAAGTAGAGGACCTTGACTGGTCGGCTAGCTTTGGGCATCTGGATGCGGAAAAGGACCAGTTGCTGGACACCCTGAGCCAGGACTATTCCCGCCTGGTCGGAGCGTTGGAAAATGGCCTGTCAGAATGGCTGGATACTGATGACTCCTGGCAGGATCTGGTGAACTGGCACCTCAAGAACACGCTGGAGCAGGAAGTCCGTCGTGACGCCAGCAACATTGTCGATCACTTCCGGCCCTTGCTGGCCGGCTATTCAGGCGGCGCCCGGCTCAATATGTTCCAGATGGGGCGCCTGCATCAGGCCGGCCTGCGCATCGAGGAAAGCGTGCCTCAGTTGCTGCGCAGCCTGGGTGATAAGGTACAGGCAGGCATGCCACGGCTGGATCTGGATGTTGAGGAGGTTCCGCTCAAGCGTTCCCTGGTTGACCTGGTGCTGTTCAGAAAGAGGCCCAAGGTGCTGGAAAAATTCTTTGGCAGGGACGGCGATCAGTCTATTCCAGCCAGGAAGAAGCGCAAACGTCTGGGCGGTGGTGGCGAAGAGTACCTGAAAGAGCAGCTTCAAAGGGTAATCAATGAGCAGTTGCCCGCACTGCAAAGAGACTACATCGAACAGATTCTGGAGAGCTATCGTGCTGCATTCACCGAGGCCATGCAGCGACGGGCCGCCGAACTGCGGGTGAGTGTAAAACAGGAGATCAGCGATTGTCGGGAGCAATTGAAGGCGCGGATGCAGGCGGTGGGTATTCTGGAAGGTACAAAAGCCTCGGCCCAGAAGCTCACCGCGTCGCTGGGCCAGATTCAGTCCGAGTTTGATATCCGGATTGCCAGCAATGCTGCTGCACTGGACGGCGGAGAGGAAGCTCGGCAGGAGTCGGACGAGGCCGTGATAAACACGCTGGAGCCGAGGGTTGACGAACCGGCAGCCAGCAAGTCAGGCGCTTACGACTCCGACACCGAGGATTTTCCGATCCTGAGTGGAAACCTGGCCACGTATTGA
- a CDS encoding molybdopterin-dependent oxidoreductase, with protein sequence MPVKIKRRAVIRSALIGGAAGGVALATYRYPGSIRNVYDIADAMNYGVHDLLLRGQPRVREFSRADVALDFPTSGVTSPGDDRYHRVKENGFADWSFTLDGLVDNPLNLSLADLKALPAQTQITLHTCDEGWSAIGAWTGVPLASLLAMAGIREGARYVVFHCMDTQYNQLPYYESIDLLAATHPQTILAYGLNGEALPEKNGAPLRLRIETQIGYKHAKFVERVEVVNSLESIGAGRGGWWEDWNGAVWYAGL encoded by the coding sequence ATGCCAGTAAAGATCAAGCGTCGCGCGGTGATACGAAGTGCTCTCATTGGTGGTGCGGCTGGCGGGGTTGCTCTGGCAACCTACCGGTATCCCGGCTCTATCCGCAATGTCTATGATATCGCCGATGCCATGAACTACGGAGTCCACGATCTGCTCCTCAGAGGGCAGCCCAGGGTTCGTGAATTCAGTCGGGCCGACGTGGCGCTGGATTTTCCGACCAGCGGTGTGACCTCGCCGGGAGACGACCGCTACCACCGGGTCAAGGAGAATGGCTTTGCCGATTGGTCATTCACTCTGGACGGCCTGGTGGACAATCCCCTCAACCTGAGTCTCGCGGACTTGAAGGCATTGCCGGCCCAGACGCAGATAACCCTGCACACTTGTGACGAAGGGTGGAGTGCAATCGGCGCCTGGACCGGCGTGCCTCTCGCCAGCCTGCTCGCCATGGCAGGCATCAGGGAGGGCGCCAGATATGTGGTCTTTCACTGCATGGATACCCAGTACAACCAGCTCCCTTACTACGAGAGTATCGACCTGTTGGCCGCGACTCACCCGCAGACCATTCTCGCCTATGGCCTGAACGGCGAGGCCCTGCCCGAAAAAAACGGTGCGCCGCTACGATTGCGCATCGAGACTCAGATTGGCTACAAGCACGCCAAGTTTGTTGAACGGGTCGAGGTAGTAAACAGCCTGGAGTCGATCGGTGCCGGGCGCGGCGGCTGGTGGGAAGACTGGAATGGTGCCGTCTGGTACGCCGGCCTCTAG
- a CDS encoding zinc-dependent metalloprotease, with product MYRFVVFLVVALAVSGGVFAAEEMPTIEQAVAGADPHPGYFNFYYEAGSGRLLLEIERFDEEFLYVNSLATGVGSNDIGLDRGQIGDTRVVEFERFGNKIFLKQINLDYRAQSDNELERLAVEEAFAESVLWGFEIIAESAARVLVDATGFLLRDAHGVTNSLAAGEQGNYAVDVSRSAIYMPRTRNFPQNSEFEALLTYTSAARGGNLVRTVVPDPQSISVRLHHSLVQLPEPGYQPRRFHPKSGFWSRGFEDYAAPINEDMTQRFIGRHRLQKRDPDAAVSEAVEPIVYYLDPGVPEPVRSALLDGARWWADAFEAVGFRNGFQVELLPEDADPMDIRYNVIQWVHRSTRGWSYGSSVIDPRTGEIIKGKVTLGSLRVRQDYRIAQSLIGLAMEGADESIQQLALSRIRQLSAHEVGHTLGIAHNFAASINQRASVMDYPHPLIDIDDQGVLNALNAYDIGLGQWDYQVIKYGYSEYSSPQQEAVGLANTLQESADAGLLFISDQDSRPPGSSHPLAHMWDNGAYPTEELEHLLEVRREAMSQFGRRNIRAGQPYAELEEVLVPLYLLHRYQIEATHRLIGGTYYDYAVYDGVAEATDPVIVPVPADEQLRALDALIATLDTVELTLPAAILELIPPKPIGYARGRESFSGRTFQNLDYVAMAESLADHIVSGVLHPQRLTRVSNLHGNDRSLPTVYAVVTRLLDNAYRFSAADDQQATVQRALNHVILYRLMELVRHDALDNQVKSQVALALRDLRDRINARREGGGILWLASHQLALDEIDSWFDRGSRESLLTKPLPMPPGAPI from the coding sequence ATGTACAGATTCGTCGTTTTTCTGGTTGTTGCGCTGGCTGTTTCCGGTGGCGTGTTCGCTGCTGAAGAGATGCCGACCATAGAACAGGCTGTAGCCGGGGCCGACCCCCATCCGGGTTACTTCAACTTTTATTACGAGGCCGGCAGCGGCCGTCTGCTACTGGAGATAGAGCGCTTCGACGAAGAATTCCTGTACGTGAACTCTCTGGCTACAGGAGTCGGGTCCAATGACATCGGGTTGGATCGTGGCCAGATCGGGGATACCCGGGTAGTGGAGTTCGAACGCTTTGGCAACAAGATATTCCTCAAACAGATCAACCTGGATTACCGGGCTCAGTCAGACAATGAACTGGAACGCCTGGCCGTTGAAGAAGCCTTTGCCGAATCGGTGTTGTGGGGCTTTGAAATCATAGCCGAATCCGCAGCACGGGTACTGGTGGACGCTACCGGGTTCCTGCTGCGGGATGCGCACGGTGTAACCAACAGCCTGGCCGCAGGAGAGCAGGGTAATTACGCCGTCGATGTATCACGCTCGGCAATCTACATGCCCCGGACCCGAAATTTCCCTCAAAATTCGGAATTCGAGGCACTGCTTACTTACACCAGCGCTGCGCGGGGAGGGAACCTGGTTCGCACTGTGGTACCGGACCCTCAAAGTATTTCGGTACGACTGCACCATTCGCTGGTCCAGTTGCCCGAGCCAGGCTATCAGCCACGACGCTTTCATCCGAAGTCCGGTTTCTGGTCCAGGGGCTTCGAGGACTATGCAGCCCCTATCAACGAAGATATGACACAACGCTTCATCGGTCGGCACCGATTGCAGAAGCGTGACCCGGATGCCGCTGTCAGCGAGGCTGTGGAACCTATAGTCTACTATCTGGATCCGGGGGTGCCCGAACCCGTGCGTTCAGCCTTGCTTGACGGCGCCCGCTGGTGGGCTGACGCCTTCGAGGCAGTAGGCTTTCGTAATGGATTTCAGGTGGAACTGCTGCCTGAAGATGCCGACCCCATGGATATCCGCTATAACGTTATTCAATGGGTGCATCGTTCCACGCGAGGCTGGTCTTACGGGTCAAGTGTCATAGATCCGCGTACCGGTGAAATCATCAAAGGCAAGGTAACTCTCGGTTCGTTGCGGGTCAGGCAGGATTATCGCATAGCACAGTCATTGATCGGCCTGGCGATGGAAGGGGCCGATGAGTCCATACAGCAGCTGGCCCTGTCCCGTATCAGGCAGTTGTCTGCCCACGAGGTGGGTCACACCCTGGGTATTGCCCATAATTTCGCCGCCAGCATAAATCAACGGGCCTCGGTAATGGACTATCCCCATCCTCTGATCGACATTGACGACCAGGGGGTTCTGAATGCCTTGAACGCCTACGACATCGGTCTTGGACAGTGGGATTACCAGGTAATCAAATACGGATATAGCGAATACAGCAGTCCCCAGCAAGAGGCTGTCGGTCTGGCTAACACCCTGCAGGAAAGCGCGGATGCAGGGCTGCTGTTTATCTCCGACCAGGACAGCAGGCCACCTGGCAGCTCTCATCCGCTGGCACATATGTGGGATAACGGCGCTTATCCCACCGAGGAGCTGGAGCACCTGCTGGAAGTTCGCCGCGAGGCTATGAGCCAGTTTGGCCGACGGAATATTCGCGCCGGGCAGCCCTATGCAGAGCTGGAAGAGGTGCTGGTTCCACTCTACCTGTTGCACCGCTATCAGATAGAAGCCACCCATCGGCTGATAGGTGGAACCTACTATGACTACGCAGTTTATGACGGCGTTGCCGAGGCCACCGACCCGGTTATCGTCCCGGTTCCTGCTGATGAGCAGCTGCGAGCTCTGGATGCGTTGATCGCGACGCTGGATACGGTCGAGCTGACTCTGCCTGCTGCCATTCTGGAGCTTATTCCTCCCAAGCCAATCGGTTATGCCCGGGGCAGGGAAAGTTTTTCGGGTCGTACATTCCAGAACCTTGATTATGTGGCAATGGCCGAATCTCTCGCCGACCATATCGTCAGCGGCGTGCTGCACCCCCAGCGCCTTACCCGGGTCAGTAATCTACACGGCAATGACCGATCACTTCCAACTGTCTACGCCGTGGTAACCCGCTTGCTGGACAACGCCTACCGGTTCTCGGCAGCGGATGACCAGCAGGCCACCGTGCAACGGGCTCTTAACCACGTAATCCTGTACCGGCTTATGGAGCTGGTGCGGCACGATGCACTGGATAATCAGGTAAAGTCTCAGGTTGCCCTGGCACTGCGTGACCTGCGCGACCGGATCAATGCTCGGCGGGAGGGGGGCGGTATTCTGTGGCTGGCCAGTCACCAGCTGGCACTGGATGAAATAGACAGCTGGTTTGACCGGGGCTCACGCGAGAGTTTGTTGACCAAGCCATTACCGATGCCCCCCGGCGCCCCGATCTGA
- a CDS encoding cytochrome b/b6 domain-containing protein, translating to MENHSQQDKLDSGQPGSFAYLRFPLSTRLLHWVSALAIFILVWSGFWIFNIHPRLYWGETGYFGTPAVAELVADTSSEPAKMAIRIGSQSLDVTGILGRVNRQPFVRLFNFPSGFQFGGTRALHFTAAWVLVLSWLAYVYHLVASGRLRSSWLPGKHELSPRHLGRDIVDHLRLRRARGDAARRYNTLQKFSYLGVMFILLPLLFLSGLTMSNSVTAAWPFLFDLFGGRQSARTLHFVFAFSMVLFVLVHVVQLFVAGFFNSVRAMITGRFRITPEDF from the coding sequence GTGGAGAATCACTCGCAACAGGACAAGCTGGATTCAGGGCAACCCGGCTCTTTTGCTTACCTGCGTTTTCCTCTCTCGACCCGGTTGTTACACTGGGTGTCAGCGCTGGCAATCTTCATACTGGTATGGAGCGGATTCTGGATATTCAACATCCACCCCCGCCTTTACTGGGGAGAGACGGGATACTTTGGTACACCGGCAGTCGCCGAGCTGGTGGCCGATACCTCCAGCGAACCCGCAAAGATGGCGATCCGGATCGGCTCCCAATCCCTGGATGTAACCGGTATTCTGGGCCGGGTGAATCGTCAGCCCTTTGTACGCTTGTTTAATTTTCCCAGCGGATTCCAGTTTGGTGGCACCCGTGCCCTGCATTTTACCGCCGCCTGGGTGCTGGTACTCAGCTGGTTGGCCTATGTCTATCACCTGGTTGCCAGCGGCAGGCTCAGGAGCAGCTGGTTGCCCGGGAAGCATGAGTTGTCTCCCCGCCATCTGGGTCGGGATATAGTCGATCACCTGAGACTGCGACGTGCCAGGGGCGATGCGGCGCGCCGCTACAACACGCTGCAAAAGTTCAGCTACCTGGGCGTGATGTTTATTCTGCTGCCTTTATTGTTTCTGTCCGGGTTGACCATGTCCAACAGCGTAACAGCAGCCTGGCCATTTCTGTTCGACCTGTTCGGAGGCCGGCAGTCGGCCCGGACTCTGCATTTCGTGTTCGCTTTCTCAATGGTGCTGTTTGTCCTTGTGCATGTTGTGCAGCTTTTTGTAGCAGGCTTCTTCAATTCTGTCCGGGCCATGATCACCGGGCGCTTTCGCATCACCCCGGAGGACTTTTAG
- a CDS encoding M20/M25/M40 family metallo-hydrolase: MKPALKKSRKVLLGLILHSALAGAQIPQEIVPIDPGLAGTFESLTQDARVVDALEQIRRNEPATIEEQLRMTEIPAPPFMEEERARYFLQQLQARGIGDAYLDAEGNAIGIRRGSGNGPTFLIAAHLDTVFPPEVDTTVEFRDGRYYAPGIGDDTRGLAALLAVLDSLNASGIDTVGDVIFAGNVGEEGRGDLRGIKAIFRDFPELDGFVSIDGVSLQRITVGGTGSRRFEFVFTGPGGHSFGAFGMASAIHAMGRAIAKIAELRTPEDPKTTFTVGTVGGGTSVNSIAADAVLALDMRSNDRDELARLEQQARHAALEAVAEENARWNNGEIQVEFRLIGDRPVGRTSTQTPLVQAAALAFDTAGIELEGLRTSSTDSNLPMSLGIPAITIAGGGEGGGAHSPDEWFAPGDSSHVGPQVALLITLAMAGIEGVSAPLLEERGVETAD; encoded by the coding sequence GTGAAACCGGCATTAAAAAAGTCCAGGAAGGTCCTGCTGGGCCTGATTCTCCACTCAGCGCTGGCAGGCGCCCAGATCCCGCAGGAAATTGTGCCCATTGATCCAGGCCTTGCCGGAACTTTTGAAAGTCTGACCCAGGATGCGCGGGTGGTGGACGCCCTGGAGCAGATTCGTCGCAATGAGCCGGCTACCATCGAAGAACAACTGCGCATGACAGAAATTCCTGCACCGCCTTTCATGGAAGAGGAACGGGCCAGGTATTTTCTGCAGCAACTTCAAGCCCGGGGCATCGGTGATGCCTACCTCGACGCCGAGGGCAACGCCATCGGTATCCGTCGCGGCAGTGGCAATGGCCCCACCTTCCTGATTGCCGCCCACCTCGATACTGTGTTTCCTCCCGAGGTCGACACTACCGTGGAATTCCGCGATGGCCGCTACTACGCACCCGGTATCGGGGATGACACCCGGGGTCTGGCAGCGCTGCTGGCGGTACTCGACAGCCTGAACGCCAGCGGCATCGATACGGTTGGTGACGTCATTTTCGCTGGCAACGTGGGCGAGGAGGGACGCGGCGACCTGCGGGGTATCAAGGCTATATTCCGTGATTTCCCCGAGCTTGACGGCTTCGTTTCCATAGACGGCGTCAGTCTGCAGCGGATCACCGTGGGAGGAACCGGCAGTCGCCGCTTCGAGTTTGTCTTTACTGGTCCTGGCGGGCATTCCTTCGGCGCTTTTGGTATGGCCAGCGCCATTCATGCCATGGGCAGAGCGATCGCCAAGATCGCCGAGCTTCGCACCCCCGAAGACCCCAAGACCACCTTTACCGTCGGCACTGTTGGCGGTGGTACATCTGTCAACTCTATCGCCGCGGATGCCGTGCTGGCCCTGGATATGCGTTCCAATGACCGGGACGAGCTGGCGCGGCTGGAGCAACAGGCCCGGCACGCTGCCCTGGAGGCAGTAGCGGAAGAGAATGCCCGTTGGAATAACGGCGAAATTCAGGTGGAGTTCCGGCTGATCGGGGATCGCCCGGTAGGGCGGACTTCCACTCAGACTCCACTGGTGCAGGCGGCGGCCCTGGCTTTCGACACCGCCGGTATCGAGCTGGAGGGGCTGAGAACTTCCAGCACCGACTCCAATCTGCCCATGTCTCTGGGCATACCCGCCATTACCATTGCCGGAGGTGGTGAAGGAGGTGGTGCACACTCGCCGGACGAATGGTTTGCGCCAGGTGACAGTTCCCATGTCGGTCCCCAGGTTGCCCTGCTCATTACCCTGGCCATGGCAGGAATCGAGGGTGTCAGCGCGCCGCTTCTCGAAGAGCGTGGTGTTGAGACCGCTGACTAG